The DNA region cgggtcgggagtcgaaccagcaacctttgggctacaagtctgacgccctaaccgcttacccatgactgcccttatgatGCATTGTGAAATGTTGTCGAATGATTGCCACATTACTTTTATCTCACTCATTTATCCTGGTGGAAATggaagagaatgtgtgtatggTGTCTGTTTTCATATGGCAGtaacagtgttttttttacttttctctttttcattgcAGATGCTCCTACACGTCTGAAAAAATGTTCGACCTTGAAAAGAACACCGCCTCTTCGCCTGATCCTCCACCAGTGAAAACATACCGGTGTGTCGCCTGCTCAGCAACCTTTCACGGTCTGGCATCCTTACTGGTGCATCAAGCAAGCCATGCCACTGACTTTTCCAGTCCAGTGCCACCCTCCCCACCGACATGCTCCAGGTGTGGAACAGTATTTGCAAACCGAGATCTCTTGAACCAGCATGTTTGTGCGGCCTCTCTGCCATCCACTGCACCTGATTCTTCCACGGGTGGAgacggtggtagtggtggagaggACGGTAAGGACATCAGTGCGTCTGTGGAGAGCAAACTCTCTCCCCACAATCAAGAATCAGACAAAAGCCATCCCAAGACAGAGCAACCAGGTGCCAGTCCAACGGACTTTAACGCTCCATTGTCACCTAAGCCTTCAACCAGTCACCCCGTCCCCTCACATTCTTCTTCGTCCAGTGCTGCTGCCGACATGACCTCTGACCCTGTAACAATGGAAGAGCCTCATCAGGACGGCTCCGACAATCCGCCACAGCAGTCACATGTGCACATCCATCCACAGGACCAGTCCACTGCACAGTCCAGCAGCTTGTCAGCGAGTCAGGTTAAGACTCAACCACAGGTTACCTGTGCAAAATGCTTCATGACTTTTGATTCACACAGCAAACTACTTAATCACATGAGTTGCCACGGCACGCCGTCCGCACCCAAGATGCACATGTGCCCACACTGTGGAATCTCTTTCCTGTCAATTTACAGTCTTGAGCTGCATAGCAACAAGTGCAAACCACCTGTTAGTTTTCAGTCCAACTCTGTGCAGGCAACACCCAACTGCACCGATTCAGTGTCTAAAATCAATGCTAGTGAAGACATTGACTTACAAAGCGACATTTCCAAATCGAATTCCATGGCATCTGAAGCGCAACAGCCAACATCAGACTCTGCAGAGCTTGATCTGCCATTGAGTGATACAAATATGCAGAATTCCTTATCAGGTTCTATAACTGAGGAATCTCCAGACATCTCAAAGAATTCTGACAATCCCAGTGAGGATGCTGAGGTCAAGCAGACCAGTAAGAGCATTCAAGATAAACCAGACCGTAAGAAAATGCTAATGAAAATATTGGCAAATGCATACATGAATGTCAAGCAACCACATGACCTCAAGCTCAAACAAGACAGTGCTTGTGAAGATGAACCTGCTGAGTCAGATGAGCCAACCTCCCCCAAAAGACTTTTAAGGCCCGCAGCAAGAAAGTCCTATGACACAACCTTCCCACTCGGCTTCCTTTTTCACGGCAGGACTCCACCCAAGAAACCCGTTGGACTCATGACAAAGCGATATTGTCCGGTGGTGCTTTTAGAGACCCGGCAGAAGTTTGGCAGGAGTGTTAAAGACGCTCAAGGAAACTACCAGTGTGGGCAATGCAAACGCCTCTTCAGTGACCTGGACAagctagtgctgcaccatgctaTGCACAGAAAAGACAGACTGAAACGCTGCCACCGCTGCAAACAGTTTACTGTGAGCAAGTCTGGCCTAGAGGTTCCTCATGTCTGTTCGAGAGCGTCAGCTTCTCCTGCTCGTGGCCACATTAGCAATGGAAAAACACTGGCCGGCTCTCACAAGTCATCTTCCAAATTGGCAAAGAATAATCCATTTCAATGTCCTCTGTGTAAGAACAGCTACACACGATTATACTCACTCAAAAAGCACAAGTGTCTGGGGAAGCCATCTTCAAAGCATTCACATGCTGCGATGAATGTTGGCCCAGAGGTGGAAATCAATGGAAGTGAAGGGAACTCCAGTGACTATGTCAGTGTTGGTGTCGGCACACACCCCCCAACCTGGTTGAAGAAGGAGGTGCCAACTCCACTGTCAGTAGCAGCTGCAGACAAACATCAAACTAAAGTGAGCAATGATGATGGTCCCTCTGTGTCTGGAAACGAGGCCTGTTCCCCCTCAGAGCCAATTATTTCAGACACCCGAGCATCGACACCATCCAATACAAGTGAAGCGGCTGTAGAAGACGACCTGGATTTTGATATGCAGACTGACACAATTCAGCAAGTTGATCCAGCAGCTGAACTGGCAGTTGATTATGGACTACGCGTGAAACAAGAACAGGAAGAAGTAAGGGGAATAATGTCTCCTGTGGAGGATGAAGCTGAAATTGATGTTTTATTAGAAGCCGATGAAGATGACTATGATCACAATGATGGATTAGATCAGTCCACAAAGGAAGGCGTAGCAGTGTCAAAAACGCAACAAGATGCCGGCCCAATTGATCTTTCCGATGACCAGGGCAAGCGTttcacctgtggccactgtcACAAGGCGTTTACTCGCAACTATGGCCTGAAGAAACACGCCAAGATTTGTGGCTTTGGAAGAATAGCACAACCCCGTCTTAAGAATTTGATGGCGCATAAAATGTTTGGATCTCAAAAAGGGTTTGACTGTGCACAATGCGGTAAGACGTTTAATGACATTGAGAGCTTCGCGGTTCACAAGGCAACCTGTCTGAGTGGTATGATATTGCAAAACAAGCTCACTGAGCCACCGGTCACAGCTAGCCAAGAGAGTGTTTTTGTCCTGCCGCCTCGCTCCAACACTCAGACCAGTAGACCTGAACCTGCACCTGAGGACGACAGTAGTTGGGGTATCATGTCACTGCCTTCTGTTCTCCCAAGAAGAGTGACTTGTGAGTGTGGAGCAGGGTTCACCTGCCCCAGACGTCTTTTTGAGCACTTGCAAATGCACGCTCGGGAGTCTTACATTTGTCCTCATTGTGGTGAAAACCTGCAGTCATGGATGAGGTATGAGGCTCATCTCCGAACACATGCTCAAGTCCCCCGTCCACCAGCAACAGAGGAATCTTTTCAACTGTACCAACCGATGTACCAGCAGCAACCGCAGCCATATTTGCCACGCCCACCAAAGCACCAGTTCAATACACAGCTGAGCAGCCAGCGGTTAGCTGGTCAAATTCTGAACCAGTCACCACACACCTGTCCTAAGTGCTTCAGAACTTTTAAGACACGCCGCTATCTTCTTAAACACGTGAGGCGGAGTTGCCCTGCTGCACGGACTGAGCCCAAAATGTACACGTGTTCTCAGTGTGGAATGTCTTTCCTGTCAACTTACACCCTCGAGCTGCACATGAAGAGCAATACGTGCACACCCTCTCTCAAACCCATGCGCTGTCCCGTGTGTGTCCTTTCTTTTACCTCGGTGGAGGGACTCAAGCAGCACCTCGTCACACACAGCCAGCAGGGTGGCTTCAGCTGCCGCTTGTGCCCACAGACTTTTGCAAGTGAAAAGGAGCTTGAGAGCCACAACAAGACAGCGCATGTTGCCCCACAGGAAGAACGTGAGCTGCAAAAGGAGGACAATTCACAAGTCAATCCGTTTAAGTTTTTCCGCTGTAACATGTGCCCTCGAGTTTACCACAGCATGAAGTCGCTCAAAGACCACCGGAGGAAAGTCCACACTTTACTTGGGGGAAGCCTCGCTGCACCTTCCCCTGAGGTCCGGGTAGTGTCGCAGAACAACCCAGTCAGTTACTTCCGTTGTCAGCTCTGCCCAAGGGCCTACCATTCCCTGCAGTCCCTGAAAAACCACAAAAAGAGAGTGCACCAGCTACTTGAGAGCGGCCAAGTGCCACAAGGAGTGGATTCTTTAGGCGCGTTGCCGAACAGTGCGTCCAACATCTTCCGCTGCGAGATTTGCCAGCGTGCTTATCCTACTGTGAAGGCGTGGCGCAACCATAGGCGAAGGGTCCATCGCATTCTTGGAGGCCCAGAGATGCCAACAGGGGAATCTTTGAGGAACGTGCCCAAGCAGGCACAGCCAGGCGTTACCTGTAAGACCTGCCGGAAAACGTACCCCTCTTTGGGCAGCCTGAAAGAGCACCGCAGGACTGCCCATCGCTCTCTGGCTGGGTTGCTGGAGCCTCAGATGGGTGACTCAGCAGATGGAATGCAGAACAGCCATGCCATGGTGTACCAGTGCCAGATCTGCCATCGAAGCTATGGCAAGTTGCAGTCCCTGAAAGACCACAGACGTAAGGTTCATCGTATACCAGGGGGGCGGTTGGATGTGATTAAGATAGAGTAGGAGGTGGAGGGATATTCAAGACTGTCGCATCAGAGCAGTGACGTCTACCTGATCTTTTAGCAGGTGTTTCTGCAATTTGCCTGTTTTCTTCATATACTTCCTTAATGTTTCCAAGGGGCCCAAAGTTGAAGAGCACTAAAAGTAAGATAGTTAAACTATGAGGCCAGTTCTACCCCGAAGTTACAGACTAATCACCCTTCTATGTCAACATGATATACGATATGATGTTCAACTCAAGTCAGCATAGCTTTGGTAAAATCATTGTTCCTTAATCATAATCTTGTACCTAAGCAATTAACATTTAAATGAATAATTGGTTTCAGCTTTTTTTTAGGTCGTGACAGACTTGTACAAATGCAGAATAAGACATGGTTTAAATAGTGATTATGGTATTTAGGCTTTGTGTATTAAGCTAGTGTTTTTTAATTATTCAGAAAGTTGTATTTGCATACCTGTAGTTATTGCCTGTAAATTTAAGCAGTTTTAGCCTTATCGTGTGCCAATGCATTTACTGTTAAGACATgcatatctgttgtgttcaggaGATGGTCTGTGTAAATGAAAAATTAACCTTTTTATATTTGTACCCAGATATCAGTTGACCTTTTTTGatcttttttttatattcaacCTTTCATGTAccatatgaaaaaaaataaattgcATCAGACCTACATTGTGTATTGTACCAGATATAGTTGTTATATTTGTATGTATTATCTGAATTTAGGTGGTACAATTGTATATCCATCTACACTCAatggccactttattaggtacaccttacCATTGCTGggtgggacccccttttgccttcagaactgcctgcatTAATATTCAGGTCGGTTGTGTTATTACAACGAAGTTGAGTTGGTACTAACAAACCCAAATTGTGCCAATAAAATATCCCTACGCCACTATGACCATATCTAGATTCTGAAATTCATTGAGTTGGCACCATGCAAATGGCTGATTAAAAAAATGGTGTCAGTGAGTAGTTGGAAAGGTGTGCCTAATGAAGAAGCGGGTGAATGTATATCCACCGGTATATCAAAAAAATTGACCTGTTCTAATTGAGGGTGTGCATGAATGTAGTTTTAGTAACCGCTGTTGTGATTTTGAGAGCTGAAATAATATGCACACATGCCCCCATGCATTTTTACTCAAAACTCTATATTAAATACTTTAACATTGTCTACTGAAAGATAATTGAAATACTTTGTGTTTAATACAGTAGCCTAGTAATAAACTGAAGATTATTTTAATGCAAATAATATTGTAATGTGGGTTTAGTGTTACTTAATTGAAATACCCGAGTCAGCTAGGACATAAAAAGTGATTTAGTTACTAACCCATTCAAGTTAACCCAGGATGAGATGAGTTGTAAAGCTCCTAATAGAAGAGAATTTACAGCTATATCTcattccagtgattttcaacctatgggccggggcccactggtgggccctgaaggtataccaagtgggccttggaataatattctaaaaattataatcacattttggtgtgtgatgcttctgatttatgtgagttttattcgtaatcgggtcagcggtgggccccgaacatttgtgacaatttcgagtgggccccaagttggaaaaggttgggaacccctgtcttaTTCATATCAAAGCCACCGTTCTCTTTAATTTCTAGTTTCCACTTGGTTAGAGTTCAGATGCTTCCCTGCTTTCTAGAATACCCCAGGCCTAGTTCTACCTGAACCACGTGTCAGACAGCAGCATTTTCACCTCCGCCAAGAAGGTTATGTGATGGTctgatttgtgtttttttgtgtgtttctgtccaccagagggcagagTAGAGGTGTATGTGCTCTCAGCACATTTCTAGTTGTTTTTAAAACTGCCCGTTGTCTGTCAGTCAGGACAGTTATTGGTAAATGGACTTTATGAAGCGCCTTATCAcaccttcgagcactcaaagcgcttcacattgtatgcctcacattcatccattgaaacacattcacacacaccagtggccgtggctggcacacagggtaccaccctgccaccaggagcaattctggggttaaatatcttgctcaaggacaccgaTGGGGTCAAGCAGAGCAGGGCTCGCACCTACGACCTTCTGGTAgccaaacaggctcctctaccacctaagCCACCACCGCGCAGGTGGTATATTTAGCATAGTTTATGAGCTATTTTTCCCAGCATAACAGCTCTAACTGCAGTATAGGCCTAAACTTTCTTTCAACATTTCCTGGCATCTCAAGGCATGTTATAATAGTAATAAATAGTAATTAGAATAGAGAGCAATGGCCACAGAGGTCATAGTCAATTTCAACAGAGTTGCACAAGTCGTAATAGATTAATT from Engraulis encrasicolus isolate BLACKSEA-1 chromosome 5, IST_EnEncr_1.0, whole genome shotgun sequence includes:
- the im:7147486 gene encoding uncharacterized protein im:7147486; translated protein: MFDLEKNTASSPDPPPVKTYRCVACSATFHGLASLLVHQASHATDFSSPVPPSPPTCSRCGTVFANRDLLNQHVCAASLPSTAPDSSTGGDGGSGGEDGKDISASVESKLSPHNQESDKSHPKTEQPGASPTDFNAPLSPKPSTSHPVPSHSSSSSAAADMTSDPVTMEEPHQDGSDNPPQQSHVHIHPQDQSTAQSSSLSASQVKTQPQVTCAKCFMTFDSHSKLLNHMSCHGTPSAPKMHMCPHCGISFLSIYSLELHSNKCKPPVSFQSNSVQATPNCTDSVSKINASEDIDLQSDISKSNSMASEAQQPTSDSAELDLPLSDTNMQNSLSGSITEESPDISKNSDNPSEDAEVKQTSKSIQDKPDRKKMLMKILANAYMNVKQPHDLKLKQDSACEDEPAESDEPTSPKRLLRPAARKSYDTTFPLGFLFHGRTPPKKPVGLMTKRYCPVVLLETRQKFGRSVKDAQGNYQCGQCKRLFSDLDKLVLHHAMHRKDRLKRCHRCKQFTVSKSGLEVPHVCSRASASPARGHISNGKTLAGSHKSSSKLAKNNPFQCPLCKNSYTRLYSLKKHKCLGKPSSKHSHAAMNVGPEVEINGSEGNSSDYVSVGVGTHPPTWLKKEVPTPLSVAAADKHQTKVSNDDGPSVSGNEACSPSEPIISDTRASTPSNTSEAAVEDDLDFDMQTDTIQQVDPAAELAVDYGLRVKQEQEEVRGIMSPVEDEAEIDVLLEADEDDYDHNDGLDQSTKEGVAVSKTQQDAGPIDLSDDQGKRFTCGHCHKAFTRNYGLKKHAKICGFGRIAQPRLKNLMAHKMFGSQKGFDCAQCGKTFNDIESFAVHKATCLSGMILQNKLTEPPVTASQESVFVLPPRSNTQTSRPEPAPEDDSSWGIMSLPSVLPRRVTCECGAGFTCPRRLFEHLQMHARESYICPHCGENLQSWMRYEAHLRTHAQVPRPPATEESFQLYQPMYQQQPQPYLPRPPKHQFNTQLSSQRLAGQILNQSPHTCPKCFRTFKTRRYLLKHVRRSCPAARTEPKMYTCSQCGMSFLSTYTLELHMKSNTCTPSLKPMRCPVCVLSFTSVEGLKQHLVTHSQQGGFSCRLCPQTFASEKELESHNKTAHVAPQEERELQKEDNSQVNPFKFFRCNMCPRVYHSMKSLKDHRRKVHTLLGGSLAAPSPEVRVVSQNNPVSYFRCQLCPRAYHSLQSLKNHKKRVHQLLESGQVPQGVDSLGALPNSASNIFRCEICQRAYPTVKAWRNHRRRVHRILGGPEMPTGESLRNVPKQAQPGVTCKTCRKTYPSLGSLKEHRRTAHRSLAGLLEPQMGDSADGMQNSHAMVYQCQICHRSYGKLQSLKDHRRKVHRIPGGRLDVIKIE